The sequence GAGGAGTTCGAGGCAACATTCAAGGCCTCGCTGCGCCTGTCGCTCGAACAGTGGGCGCAGCGCCGGGCCGGTACGCTGGGCAGCGAGCCGCTGTTCACCCGCGGTCACCGCGTGGACTTGCTGATGCAGGCCACGGCGCCGCTGGCCAATCGCCTATCGCCCGGTGCGCATCTGCGCGTGGCCCAGGCGCTGTCGCTGGTCTACGGCGTCGAAGTGCTGAACGTGCTCAAGGATATCTGGGGCCTCGGGTCAAGCGAGGCGCAGAATGTGGCCCAATGGGCTGCAAAGGCGCTGATCAACGCTGCAGAGGCAGAAGCCGGCGAAGGCCCGCCGACCAGGAACAATACCGCGGCCGAGCGTACGAAAGATGCGCCAGCAGCAGCCAACCGAAAGGGAGGCAAGTAATTTGCGCTGTCGG comes from Devosia oryziradicis and encodes:
- a CDS encoding TetR/AcrR family transcriptional regulator — its product is MRRMYHIGMVVSQQNPTRRNSGAERGVKARTRRLMLDAAVALMQSGMTPSVTGVAEMAGVSRATAYRYFPSLAALVHAVVDEALGPILDWSPRHDSVEARVADLLATAMPRIEEFEATFKASLRLSLEQWAQRRAGTLGSEPLFTRGHRVDLLMQATAPLANRLSPGAHLRVAQALSLVYGVEVLNVLKDIWGLGSSEAQNVAQWAAKALINAAEAEAGEGPPTRNNTAAERTKDAPAAANRKGGK